The genomic window GCATAATGGCTCGGATTTTTTAGTCAGAAAACAGTAAAAAAGTAAGAATGCTTATTAATATTATCTTTTTGAAGGTAAATTCAACCATTGGATTTTTATGGATATTAAAATTATTTTGAGTTTTTTGTTTGGCTTTTTATCTAGTCTTTTAATTGAAAAAATAAAAAACGATTTAGAATCAATCACCCTTATCGACTTATTCCGCAGAGACTTTAAATTAAGTTGGTATCATTTGTCTTCAGCAAAAAATATGCCAAATTCAGATATGCTTTTTTCGGGTACTTTTGAATATAGAGGAGTTAAAGGTTTGTCTATATCAGGAGTTGATACATATCTTGTGTTACCAATTCACAACTCTCACCTATTTGAAATAGAAGGACCAAAGTTAGTAAAGTATTTAAAAAAAGGTGGAAGAGATAGATTTTGGAAAATATACTTATTATCGAAAGATATTGAAATAATTAGAATCAAGCTCTTAAATAAGGAGTTTGGCGATAATGACAATGAATATAGAAAGATTATTCGTACGTTGATATTAAATTTATATCAAGAGCTAAATAACTTTGAGCAAGATCTTAGATTAGCGTATCCATTTTTGATTAGAATCAAGCGATATTTTCAAAGCTAACAGAATATTTAAGAGTGTTCCCTATGTAGTGGCTAAGTCAATTTGGCCACTTTACTCTATTTTCTTAATCTATATCAATTTGGTTAGAGTCCGAATTCTAAGTCATTTCTGTCCATAAATGTGCTGGCGATTAATTGAGGTTAAAAATTACCTGTCGCCACTTTGTCGCCACTTGCTAGTTTTAACACTAAAAAAGCCTTAAGTTACTCACTTAAGGCTTTTGTGTTTTTATTCATTATTTTGAATAAAAAACGACCACCTAAAAAGGTGGCCGCTAGCTTGGTGCTTATAGAGAATCAGTATTAACGAAGATCATCAGTAACAGCAAGTACTGCTGCTAGTGTGTCATGGCCAAAGCCAATACTACGCTCAGGAGACCAGCCGTATAGGCTATCTGGATGTTTATTATGATCTTTAAATGGCATTTCAACAGTGTAAGACAAGCAGTTAAATTGCTCTGCAACCCAGTTTGATGCCACTGTTAGGTTAGCTTCGCCTGGCTTATCTTTGCCGTAGCCGTGTTCGTCTTGGAATTCAGGCGTTACAGTTAATAGCGCTTGTTTGAATTTATTTTCAAGATTTTCAAGGCGAGAATCGTATGATGGAATGCCTTCTGAACCTGCAACGAAGTTAAATGGAATTGCTTCATCGCCGTGAATATCAAGGAACATATCCACGCCTGTTGCTAGCATTTTCTCACGTACGTAGAATACTTCAGGGCTATTTTCTAGTGACGGTGTTTGCCACTCGCGGTTAAGGTTTACACCGATTGCATTTAAGCGTAGGTGGCCGCGTGCGCTGCCGTCTGGGTTCATGTTTGGTACAATATAGAATACTGCTTTGTTTAATAGAGCACGACCGACGGTGTCAGTTTCATCTAACAAGCGTTGTACTAAGCCTTCAACAAACCACTCTGCCATGGTTTCACCTGGATGCTGACGCGCTATAACCCAAATCTTTTTCTTTGGTGCTTCTTCGCTATCAGCGGTGTGTTCATCACCTATCACTAATAGGCTTACATCGCGATTATCAAGCGTATGACCTAATGTTTCTAGGCGGCAGTTGTAATGGCTTTGTGCAAGGTGCAATAGATCTTGATGACGATCGTAACTGTACGGTGCAAAGTAAGCAAAATACATGGATTCATTTTCAGGAATAACAGTAAAGGTTAATGTGTCACCATCAAACTCTGAAGGAATACGGAACCACTCTTCACGATCATAAGAGGCTACAACATCATAGCCGTTCCAGCCTTCAGGGTAGGCTGAGTTAGCCAAATCTAATAACTTAATAGTATGTGGCTGTTGAGCTTCTGACTCTAAACGAAAGTGAAACCATTGGTGAAGTTCAGATTGGTTATCGTTAGGAATACTAAGTTGAATGTCGTCTTTGCTGTCTGCTTTAACAACATTGATGCTACCGCTTTCGAAGTTACTGAAAATTTTCATGAGGGTTACTCGTTATCTTTATAAGTATGGAATTAGGCTATCACAAACTACCGCAATCGATAATGATTTTTGTTCATCAAAATAAGGTTTCATTGTTAGATTGAGTGATGCCGTAATAATAAAAATGCATACTTTTTATTATTACAATGAGTAAAGTACACTTATATGACTAAGTTGGCTTTTATAGTGATAATTTATGCAATAGTGGTGTTGGGGTTCAGTTTGTGTGGATGGTTATCTTAAACAGTTAGAAAAATAAGCAACCAACGCAACATCAAGCATGATCAATGTTTCAATTATTGCGCTACATTTAATAGTATAAATGTGCTTCAAGGTTTTTTATCTGTGGGTTTCAACAACGATATTAGCCCGTATTGAGGGTGTAACAACGCAAACTATCAGACGAAGAATAGAAAGCGGCTGTTACGATAAAGTTAAGCTAACCGAGGGCGGTCACAACCGCGTTTTTATTACCCAACAAAGGAGGATATGCTATGTGAGAGTCAGTTCAAGCAAACAACAATCTAACAGCGTATCTTGCTCGAACGGTATCCTGACGCAGAATTTATCAGTGATATTGCCTCTGCTTTCAATTTTAAACGAAAAGGACTGCAAACCCTATTGGAATCCGCAATGCTCGAACATTCAATCCATGTTGTGGTTGCCTCAAAAGATAGACTCGCCAGATCTGGATTCGAGCTTATCAAGAGACTCGTTGAATTATCGGATGGACGAATCGAAATTTTGGATGACCCGAATGACACCACTGAATCATTCGATACAGCAGAGCTTATTGGTTTCATTACCTCATTCTGCAACAGTCACTACGGAAAACGATCCGCTGAAAGATGCAAAAGTGATCGCATCGAAAAAGATTAGGTTTTATCCCGAAAATGAATCAGCTTACTTTGATGCTTTAGCGCTCTACCGTCGTTCTTATAACCTTGCCGTTGAGCGTATTAAAAGTGATACGTTTAAAGACAATAACGGAAAATGGCGAAACCTCCGTCCATCAATCAAAGCACAGGTAGAGAGAGAACAAGCTGAATCTGAACGAGCGTACAATTCCATCGTTTCTGATAATGGCACGTTGGATGCTTATGTCACACTTCGCGCGGTAATTAAAAAAAATAAAGCACTTGCTGCTGATAAAAAGCGAGGCTTACGTCTTAATGAAAATTTCGCAGAAGTCAGTTTCAAAAGCCGTAAAGGAGCAAAGCATTCCTTTAGCATCGACCGACTACCCAACGGCTTAAACCCTTGTGTTAGGGTGTTAGGTCGAATTGACTTAACGGAACCTGATTACCACTATTTAACAGCCACTGTTAAATTATCTCCTATACTTTAAGATATTGAAGTATAGGAGTGACGTTATGCCTAAGAATTCAATCCAATTTCAGAAAGGCTTTTCTATACCCGAATTTATGCAAATGTATGGGACAGAAATTCAATGTAGAGAGCGTTTATTTAATATTCGATGGAAAAATGGTTACGTTTGCCCTA from Photobacterium toruni includes these protein-coding regions:
- a CDS encoding M14 family metallopeptidase, whose product is MKIFSNFESGSINVVKADSKDDIQLSIPNDNQSELHQWFHFRLESEAQQPHTIKLLDLANSAYPEGWNGYDVVASYDREEWFRIPSEFDGDTLTFTVIPENESMYFAYFAPYSYDRHQDLLHLAQSHYNCRLETLGHTLDNRDVSLLVIGDEHTADSEEAPKKKIWVIARQHPGETMAEWFVEGLVQRLLDETDTVGRALLNKAVFYIVPNMNPDGSARGHLRLNAIGVNLNREWQTPSLENSPEVFYVREKMLATGVDMFLDIHGDEAIPFNFVAGSEGIPSYDSRLENLENKFKQALLTVTPEFQDEHGYGKDKPGEANLTVASNWVAEQFNCLSYTVEMPFKDHNKHPDSLYGWSPERSIGFGHDTLAAVLAVTDDLR
- a CDS encoding recombinase family protein — encoded protein: MLERYPDAEFISDIASAFNFKRKGLQTLLESAMLEHSIHVVVASKDRLARSGFELIKRLVELSDGRIEILDDPNDTTESFDTAELIGFITSFCNSHYGKRSAERCKSDRIEKD